The nucleotide sequence ACCGCTCCCGCCGGTGCTGCCGTTGGTTATGCAGGAGCCGGCCCTGGTGGCGCAGCTTCACTTCCGGGTGCTGGGCATGCACCTCCTGGCGCCGCTGCTGCCGTCGGGATGCCCCCCGGAGCCGGACCTGCGGGCGCAGCCGGATTCGCGGGTGCCCGGGGTCCTGCGGGTGCCCCCGGGATGATGCCGGGCGGAGCCGGACCGGCCGGAGCCATGCCCGGTGGTGCAGGAGGTGCCGGAGGGTCGGGAAGCAGTTTCCCGGAAGGAAGCATCGACGACACACTTCAGCGATTCTGCATGGCACTCGTGGACGGTGATACCGCCGCCGCGGGCGAATACGTCAGCTCGAAAGCGACCGGGATGGTCAGTCAGCTCCGGGACGGAAACCTCTCTGAAGAGAAAATCGAAGAGATTTCCGACGCACTGAACCCGCTCAGTGATCTGCAGCCGAACGCCAAGCAGAAGAACAATAAGCGAGTGCTGCGAAACAAGAAGAATCAGGTCCTTTCCTTCACACTCAAAAAGGACAAAGAGGACGAGACCTACCGGATCGTCGAATTCTCTGTCAGCAAACCAAAGAAGTAACATCCGGTGCTGACGTAAAGTCATTTGCCAGTCTTCTCAAGCTGCCCCCGGCCCAACCCCGGGGGCAACTTCGCGCGCCCGTAACGGATCTCAATCACAGTTAAGTGGCAGGCGCGACTGGCACTATGTACACTCCGCGCCAATCTGCGATCCGCCGAATTGACGGCACCGCAGGGGAACCAACCACGGATGGCTGGTCGACGAAATCGCGGTCCGACGCTCGCCACATTCGGTCAGTCACCGCATCCCATGATCTGCCACTCTCTTTTGTATTTAACAAGGATGTTCCATGCTCACGGTTCTGTTGCTGACAATTTCCAATGTGTTCATGACCTTTGCCTGGTATGGGCACCTGAAACACAAGGAATCACCGATTTTCGTCGCGATCATCGTCAGTTGGCTGATTGCCTTCTTCGAGTACTGTTTTCAAGTCCCCGCGAACCGCTGGGGTTCGTCACAGTTCACTCCTGTGCAACTGAAGATCATGCAGGAAGTCATCACGCTGGTTGTCTTCAGCATCTTCGCCGTCACCTATCTGAACCAGAAACTCGGCTGGAACCATCTTGTCGCGTTTCTGCTGATCGTCGGAGCCGTCTTCTTCGTGCGGATGGACAAAGTGACTGCAGAAGATCCCCCGGGTACGCTTCAAGCTGCGAAGATCGAACCACCGCACGAGTCCCCCTGAAGCCGCTCACGGCTGGCGTTGCGGACAAAGCATGTCACGTTCGCCAACACTTCTTCTCAGCCAGAGACCGGTTGATTGGACCGAGCCATCCTCACAGGTCACTCTGCGGGTCAGCCAGACGATCTCCGTGGAGGATGTTTCGCTGCCCGATCAGTATGCCTTGGATTGAGTAGCCATAGCGAAGCGATGAACCTTGCAACGCGCCCATCGCCAGTTTTGCAAACGACGCTTCCTTAAGCAGGCGTGTCACTGCATCACGATTTGAGATTGAAACAAATCGGAAATATGACCGACGTCAAAATTGGCACCGAAGGAACGCATTGGTAGAATTTCATACGATGATTAATCGGTGCGGGTGTCCGGTGTGGATGGCGCGGACGGGTCGCATCACCGAATAGGCCTTTCCTGTGGGAATTCCCTTCGGTGGGACACGATGCGCGACGGAAAAACGTGCGACACCTGCACTGCGGACGTGGCGTATTAAAGCAAGGGTTACGAGTCTGGATCCTATTTGATCGCACGCCACCTGACTTAGCTTCGGACTCATACTCAGCGGGGCCGCTCATGTTACTGCCGATGATTCTGCTTTCTTTGATTGGATCGGGAGACTGGCCGAAATTCCGAGGTCCCAATGCGGACGCCCACGTCGTCGGGATGACGGTCCCGCTCGAATGGTCTGACACAAAGAACGTCGAATGGAAATCGGATCTGCCCGGTCTGGGATGGTCCTCCCCTGTCATCGTGGACGGCAGGATTTACCTGACGACGGCAGTGGTGAAAGACCCGGACATGTCGCTGCGCACGATGGCCATTGATGCCGCAGATGGAAAAGTGATCTGGGATCGGGAAGTCCGATCAGTGCCTCAGATCCCCTCCATTCATGTGAAAAACAGCCACGCCAGTCCCACCCCAATCGTGCACGAAGGAGCGGTCTTCGTCCATTTCGGTAACTACGGGATGGCCAGACTGAAAGCGGCGGATGGAACGATCGAATGGACCTGTTTCGACATCGATTACAACCCTGTCCACGGTTCCGGGGGCACACCTGTCCTTTGCCGTGGAAAGCTCGTCGTCTCGTGTGACGGCAGCAAGGACCCCTTCGTCATCGGGGTTGACGCGAACACCGGAAAGATCGCATGGCAGACCCCCAGATCCACGGTCGGAAGTCCATCCCACTCCTTCGGAACATCTACCGTCGCCGAAGTGGACGGAAAGTCCCAGGTGCTTTCTCCTGGTCCAGGAATGTTCGCGGCATACGACCCTGACACAGGTGCCGAATTATGGAAGATCCTGACCCCCGGCTGGTCCATCGTGCCCCAGCCCGCCGTCGGTTTCGGGATGGTGTTCTATAACCATGACTACGATCACCCGGAGGTCCTCGCTGTGAAACTCGGCGGCAAGGGGGACGTCACCGACAAGAGTATCGTCTGGCGGATGAAGCCGGGCGCACCCAGCACCCCGTCCCCTCTGCTCGTCGGTGAAGAACTTTACACCGTCTCGGACCGAGGCGTCGCCACCTGCGTCAACGCGAAAACAGGGGAACGCTACTGGACGGGTCGCTTGGGAGGAAACTATTCGTCTTCACCGGTCTACGTGAATGACCGGATTTTGTTCATGGACGAAGACGGGACCGCCACCTGGATCAAGCGCGGAAC is from Schlesneria sp. DSM 10557 and encodes:
- a CDS encoding PQQ-binding-like beta-propeller repeat protein, with product MLLPMILLSLIGSGDWPKFRGPNADAHVVGMTVPLEWSDTKNVEWKSDLPGLGWSSPVIVDGRIYLTTAVVKDPDMSLRTMAIDAADGKVIWDREVRSVPQIPSIHVKNSHASPTPIVHEGAVFVHFGNYGMARLKAADGTIEWTCFDIDYNPVHGSGGTPVLCRGKLVVSCDGSKDPFVIGVDANTGKIAWQTPRSTVGSPSHSFGTSTVAEVDGKSQVLSPGPGMFAAYDPDTGAELWKILTPGWSIVPQPAVGFGMVFYNHDYDHPEVLAVKLGGKGDVTDKSIVWRMKPGAPSTPSPLLVGEELYTVSDRGVATCVNAKTGERYWTGRLGGNYSSSPVYVNDRILFMDEDGTATWIKRGTEFEVLGQNTVPGRTFATPAFSKGAMYLRTDTALYKIAEK
- a CDS encoding DMT family protein, whose translation is MLTVLLLTISNVFMTFAWYGHLKHKESPIFVAIIVSWLIAFFEYCFQVPANRWGSSQFTPVQLKIMQEVITLVVFSIFAVTYLNQKLGWNHLVAFLLIVGAVFFVRMDKVTAEDPPGTLQAAKIEPPHESP